In Desulfotignum phosphitoxidans DSM 13687, one DNA window encodes the following:
- a CDS encoding universal stress protein, producing the protein MDTNKILIAADGSENAERAIDYVTDILQGAAGFHIKLLSIEHLPDRDFFADDTAWKDACVKNREKLIAFLAHGKERLTKSGIPEKQVQTDYVESCHSPLAEKPDYCSRGTSIALDILHVAKTERFKTVVIGRRGVSKAEEFMFGSVSNRIIHAGSDCTIWVVQ; encoded by the coding sequence ATGGATACAAATAAAATTTTGATCGCTGCAGACGGTTCTGAAAATGCCGAACGCGCCATTGATTATGTCACAGACATCCTCCAGGGCGCTGCCGGATTTCACATCAAACTGCTGTCCATCGAGCATCTGCCGGACCGGGATTTTTTTGCCGATGACACGGCCTGGAAAGACGCGTGTGTCAAAAATCGGGAAAAACTGATTGCGTTTCTGGCACACGGCAAAGAACGATTGACAAAAAGCGGCATTCCTGAAAAACAGGTGCAGACCGATTATGTGGAAAGCTGCCACTCCCCTTTGGCGGAAAAACCCGATTATTGCAGCCGGGGAACCAGCATTGCCTTAGATATTCTGCATGTGGCAAAGACAGAAAGGTTCAAGACCGTGGTGATCGGACGCAGAGGGGTTTCCAAAGCCGAAGAGTTCATGTTCGGCAGCGTGTCCAACCGGATTATTCATGCGGGCAGCGACTGCACCATCTGGGTGGTCCAGTGA
- a CDS encoding MFS transporter, whose product MYANIRPFIALYSSVVLMMMGLGLLNTFLGFRLSLEGVSTQVTGLVLSSYFVGLVAGTSYCRKIIQNVGHIRAFAAFTAVTAAVVMVHGFYTSPLLWAGLRFVAGVSNMGLFMVIESWLNECAEPKFRGRIFSIYMIVTYMGSTVGQQLLNVGDVRSQTLFLVAGVFVVLSTVPVAMTRSIHPKLPKVQQKALKTILRKAPISMLGCFGSGLLHSAFYTMGPVFAHQIQLSVGQISWFMTLTVFGGLMLQWPVGLISDRLDRSLVLPFLGIILAMISLVILISFQHSLGFLLGTTTLFGGIFFSIYPVAVARAHDIFDAQDVVKVSSVLLLFYGIGAVFGPILSAAVMTLSGTPYGLYFYMIAVSGVYAGVTLLLRRRESVRIVPVDEQVDFVMMETTSDVAMHLDPRMEISSEHAQSTVASNGPVQDHDRAGA is encoded by the coding sequence ATGTATGCCAATATAAGACCGTTCATTGCACTGTATTCTTCAGTGGTACTGATGATGATGGGGCTGGGACTGTTAAATACGTTTCTGGGGTTCCGGCTTTCTCTGGAAGGGGTGTCTACCCAGGTGACCGGACTGGTACTCAGTTCCTATTTTGTGGGACTGGTGGCCGGCACCTCCTATTGCCGGAAAATAATTCAAAATGTGGGGCATATCCGGGCTTTTGCCGCGTTCACCGCCGTCACCGCCGCCGTGGTGATGGTGCATGGATTTTATACGTCTCCCCTGCTGTGGGCCGGGCTGCGGTTTGTGGCCGGGGTGTCCAACATGGGGCTGTTCATGGTGATTGAGAGCTGGCTCAATGAGTGTGCTGAGCCCAAATTCCGGGGGCGCATTTTTTCCATCTACATGATCGTGACCTATATGGGCAGCACAGTGGGGCAGCAGCTGCTGAACGTGGGCGATGTCCGCAGCCAGACCCTGTTTCTGGTGGCAGGGGTGTTTGTGGTGCTGAGCACCGTACCCGTGGCCATGACCCGGTCCATTCACCCGAAGCTGCCTAAGGTCCAGCAAAAAGCATTGAAAACCATTTTGAGAAAAGCACCCATCAGCATGCTGGGCTGCTTTGGTTCCGGGCTTCTGCACAGCGCTTTTTACACCATGGGGCCGGTGTTTGCCCACCAGATTCAGTTGAGCGTGGGCCAGATTTCCTGGTTCATGACCCTGACCGTGTTTGGCGGACTCATGCTTCAGTGGCCGGTGGGACTGATTTCAGACCGCCTGGATCGATCCCTGGTGCTGCCGTTTCTGGGCATTATACTGGCGATGATATCCCTGGTGATCCTGATTTCCTTCCAGCATTCCCTGGGATTTCTTCTGGGGACCACCACGCTTTTCGGCGGTATCTTTTTTTCCATTTATCCGGTGGCCGTGGCCCGGGCCCATGATATCTTCGATGCCCAGGATGTGGTCAAAGTCAGTTCCGTGCTGCTGTTGTTTTACGGCATCGGAGCCGTATTCGGACCGATTCTGTCCGCCGCCGTCATGACCCTGTCCGGGACCCCTTATGGGTTGTATTTTTACATGATCGCCGTCAGCGGGGTATATGCCGGGGTGACACTGCTGCTGCGGCGCAGGGAATCCGTGCGGATTGTGCCGGTGGATGAGCAGGTGGATTTTGTCATGATGGAAACCACTTCGGATGTGGCCATGCACCTGGATCCGAGGATGGAAATTTCCTCGGAACATGCACAGAGCACCGTTGCTTCCAATGGGCCGGTTCAAGATCATGACAGGGCCGGTGCCTGA
- a CDS encoding sigma-54-dependent transcriptional regulator, translating to MNPFCIGVVDDDTDFLKGIIRHLEKQFHTYDILGFSSGEAALAAFQEKEIGVLLSDLRMPGMSGHELLTRVLAQNPYVCVIMITGFATVENAVQSLKTGAWDFITKPVERQALFHTVERAVQHYALARENQRLKSLVSGLNTTDQKWESRAMSQVQEKISAMAVTDYTVLVTGESGSGKEFVAREIHRLSRRSASECHALNCPAIPEPLLESELFGHVKGAFTGAERNRDGFFMAADKGTLILDEIGDISLPIQAKLLKFLQDREVKPVGSSRSRTADVRIIALTNQDLPTRIQNKIFREDLYYRLNVLSIHVPPLRERQEDIPRLVRCFMIQTCREMNMDPMEIEPAAMAWLSSQPWPGNVRELLNMVRRLVVFSNGGPIDSALIRLMGGHGDPAADMVSPNEPVPYKTAKKQALDIFSRTYLTRLFEHTRGNISETARISGLERASIQKIIRRLDMDISRFRS from the coding sequence ATGAACCCGTTTTGCATCGGCGTGGTGGATGATGACACTGATTTTTTAAAAGGCATTATCCGGCACCTGGAAAAACAGTTTCACACATATGACATTCTGGGATTTTCTTCCGGCGAGGCGGCCCTGGCCGCGTTTCAGGAAAAAGAGATCGGGGTGCTGCTGTCGGATTTACGTATGCCCGGCATGTCCGGCCATGAACTTCTGACCCGGGTTCTGGCGCAAAATCCATATGTCTGCGTGATCATGATCACCGGGTTTGCCACCGTGGAAAACGCGGTTCAGTCCCTGAAAACCGGGGCCTGGGATTTTATTACCAAGCCGGTGGAGCGCCAGGCCCTGTTTCATACGGTGGAACGGGCCGTTCAGCACTATGCCCTGGCCCGGGAGAATCAACGCCTGAAGTCGCTGGTTTCCGGGTTGAACACAACGGATCAGAAATGGGAAAGCCGGGCCATGAGCCAGGTTCAGGAAAAAATAAGTGCCATGGCCGTGACCGATTACACGGTGCTGGTCACGGGAGAATCCGGCAGCGGCAAGGAGTTTGTGGCCAGAGAAATTCATCGGTTGTCCCGGCGCAGTGCATCTGAGTGCCATGCCCTGAACTGTCCGGCCATCCCTGAACCGCTTTTGGAAAGTGAGCTGTTCGGCCATGTCAAAGGGGCGTTTACCGGGGCGGAACGGAACCGGGACGGATTTTTCATGGCTGCGGACAAAGGCACTCTGATCCTGGATGAAATCGGTGACATCAGTCTGCCCATCCAGGCCAAACTGTTGAAATTTCTCCAGGACAGAGAGGTCAAACCGGTGGGTTCCAGCCGTTCCAGGACTGCGGATGTGCGGATTATCGCCTTGACCAACCAGGACCTGCCCACCCGGATTCAAAACAAAATCTTCAGAGAAGACCTGTACTACCGGCTCAATGTTCTGTCCATTCATGTACCGCCCCTGCGGGAACGGCAGGAGGATATCCCGAGACTGGTGCGGTGTTTCATGATCCAAACCTGCCGGGAGATGAACATGGACCCCATGGAAATCGAACCGGCCGCCATGGCCTGGTTGTCCTCCCAGCCCTGGCCCGGAAATGTCCGGGAACTGTTGAACATGGTCCGGCGTCTGGTGGTGTTTTCCAACGGCGGCCCTATTGACAGTGCATTGATCCGCCTGATGGGAGGGCATGGCGATCCCGCCGCTGACATGGTTTCACCGAATGAACCGGTCCCCTATAAAACCGCCAAAAAACAGGCCCTGGATATTTTTTCCCGCACCTATCTGACCCGGCTGTTTGAACACACCCGGGGAAATATTTCAGAAACCGCACGCATCAGCGGCCTGGAAAGGGCGTCCATCCAGAAGATCATCCGGCGCCTGGACATGGATATCTCGCGGTTCAGGTCCTGA
- a CDS encoding bifunctional metallophosphatase/5'-nucleotidase yields MVPPHDAMKHGIYYFHMLLLLILTGTPGGAGSSVPLKPVSFVLLHVNDTHSQFTPRPYALQFPGLENPVPVPLGSVSKMAALVRQTREQSPHVLFLHAGDMVQGSLYYTLFHGQAEAHVFNAMGLDAMAAGNHEFDRGTGGILSLLDHAQFPVVSANMNVSDDPELAGRIAPYIITHVDGVPVAVIGLLTRDLARISSPPDTLRMDPVIQTAQETINRLTAQDIRIIILLSHIGYEQDRLLAQSVTGADIVVGGHSHTLLGNFQNLGLTPEGPYPTVVTAQDGTDVLVVHAWKHTRMLGRLSVDFDATGKIVSHQGSPCLIAGTPLLDKEDQPLDPRTQEQVRLAIDRASGMALPEADPAVAAIAETYAAQVAEQGNIVVGRAEQPLPHIRVPDPTMPKGSAIAPLVAESLKRKVNRNGFNVDIAIQNTGGIRTGIRAGKITIETIYNLLPFENTLVIFQMTGQQITTLLEDALSSIIDAQRFFGGFPYSPGLGFRIDPTAVRGNRVSGCEVMDGSGAWHPLNHHATYRVVVNSFLAGGGDGYTVFAGLKGHDTGFVDTQAFLEYVSAEKTLSPPARHSFFQIP; encoded by the coding sequence ATGGTCCCGCCGCATGATGCCATGAAGCACGGGATCTATTATTTCCATATGCTTCTGCTGCTGATTCTGACCGGCACCCCAGGCGGGGCCGGCTCATCAGTGCCGTTAAAACCGGTCTCGTTTGTCCTGCTCCATGTCAATGACACCCATTCCCAGTTCACTCCCCGGCCGTATGCCCTGCAGTTTCCCGGGCTGGAAAATCCCGTGCCCGTGCCGTTGGGATCGGTGTCAAAAATGGCGGCCCTGGTGCGGCAGACCCGGGAACAATCCCCCCATGTGCTGTTTCTCCATGCCGGGGACATGGTCCAAGGATCGCTTTACTATACCCTGTTTCACGGACAGGCCGAAGCACATGTATTCAACGCCATGGGCCTGGATGCCATGGCTGCGGGCAACCATGAGTTCGACCGGGGTACCGGCGGCATCCTTTCTTTGCTGGATCATGCCCAATTTCCCGTGGTGTCTGCCAATATGAATGTGTCCGATGATCCGGAGTTAGCGGGCCGGATCGCCCCGTATATCATCACGCATGTGGATGGGGTCCCTGTGGCCGTGATCGGGCTTCTGACCCGGGACCTGGCCCGGATATCCAGTCCGCCGGATACGCTCAGAATGGACCCGGTGATCCAGACGGCCCAGGAAACGATCAATCGACTCACCGCCCAGGACATCCGGATCATCATCCTTCTTTCCCATATCGGATATGAACAGGACCGGCTGCTGGCGCAGTCAGTGACCGGCGCAGACATTGTGGTGGGGGGCCATTCCCACACCCTGCTGGGAAATTTTCAAAATCTGGGGCTCACCCCGGAAGGACCTTATCCCACCGTGGTCACGGCACAAGACGGGACCGATGTCCTGGTGGTCCATGCCTGGAAACACACCCGGATGCTGGGACGGCTGTCTGTGGATTTTGATGCCACCGGCAAAATCGTTTCCCATCAGGGGAGTCCCTGCCTGATCGCCGGTACTCCGCTTCTGGACAAAGAAGATCAGCCCCTGGATCCCCGGACGCAGGAACAGGTCCGGCTTGCCATTGACCGCGCTTCCGGCATGGCCCTGCCGGAAGCGGATCCGGCCGTAGCCGCCATTGCCGAAACGTATGCAGCCCAGGTGGCTGAACAGGGCAATATTGTCGTGGGCCGGGCTGAACAGCCTTTGCCCCATATCCGGGTGCCGGATCCAACCATGCCCAAAGGCAGTGCCATTGCGCCCCTGGTGGCCGAATCACTGAAAAGAAAAGTCAACCGCAATGGATTTAACGTGGATATCGCCATCCAGAACACCGGCGGGATCCGGACCGGCATCCGGGCCGGGAAGATCACCATCGAAACCATTTACAACCTGCTGCCGTTTGAAAACACCCTGGTCATTTTCCAGATGACCGGGCAACAGATCACCACCCTGCTGGAAGATGCCCTGTCTTCCATCATCGATGCGCAGCGGTTTTTCGGGGGGTTCCCTTATTCCCCGGGGCTTGGGTTCCGGATCGATCCGACGGCTGTCAGGGGAAACCGGGTATCCGGCTGCGAAGTGATGGACGGATCCGGGGCCTGGCATCCCTTGAACCATCACGCCACCTACCGGGTGGTGGTCAACAGTTTTCTTGCCGGCGGCGGTGACGGCTACACCGTGTTTGCCGGCTTAAAAGGCCATGACACCGGATTTGTCGATACCCAGGCGTTTCTGGAATATGTATCCGCAGAAAAAACCCTGAGCCCTCCGGCCCGACACTCTTTTTTTCAAATCCCATAA
- the corA gene encoding magnesium/cobalt transporter CorA, which yields MARFLKNREPVKGQSPGALVFVGTRKTDEIDIRVIDYDDHHLTDQAMVDIQDTLHYKTSESVTWININGLHDVDTIGRIGNAFDLHSLVMEDILNTGQRPKIDDYDDYLFIVLKMIRFDRQTGMVKNEQLSLVVGERFILTFQERPGDVFEPVRERIRRQKSRLRAGGTDYLAYALMDTVVENYISVIEHIGEQIEDLEEEILSDHDKKVMEKINRFKRETSYLKKSIRPAREAIFQLLRLESDLIHEKTLFFFKDLEDLIIHATEAIDTYRDLLTDQLNIYNSVTANKMNDIMKVLTIFAAIFIPLTFIAGIYGTNFDYLPELRYKYSYFIFWGVLVVIAGALLGYFKKKKWF from the coding sequence ATGGCGCGATTTTTAAAAAACAGAGAACCGGTGAAAGGACAAAGTCCGGGTGCCCTTGTTTTTGTAGGGACCCGAAAAACCGATGAAATCGATATCCGGGTCATTGATTATGATGATCATCACCTCACGGATCAGGCCATGGTGGATATCCAGGACACCCTTCATTACAAAACATCGGAATCCGTCACCTGGATCAACATCAACGGCCTGCACGATGTGGACACCATCGGCCGCATCGGCAACGCATTTGACCTGCATTCTTTGGTGATGGAAGATATTCTCAATACAGGCCAGCGGCCCAAAATTGATGATTATGACGATTATTTGTTCATTGTCCTGAAAATGATCCGGTTTGACAGACAGACCGGGATGGTGAAAAACGAGCAGTTGAGCCTGGTGGTGGGCGAGCGGTTTATTCTCACGTTCCAGGAACGGCCGGGCGATGTGTTCGAGCCGGTGCGGGAAAGAATCCGGCGGCAGAAATCCCGGTTACGGGCCGGCGGGACCGATTATCTGGCCTATGCACTCATGGACACGGTGGTGGAAAATTACATTTCCGTGATCGAACACATCGGAGAGCAGATTGAAGACCTGGAAGAGGAAATTCTTTCTGATCACGATAAAAAGGTGATGGAAAAAATAAACCGGTTTAAACGGGAAACCAGTTACCTGAAAAAATCGATCCGTCCGGCCAGAGAAGCGATTTTTCAGCTGCTTCGCCTGGAAAGCGATCTGATTCACGAAAAAACGCTCTTTTTTTTCAAGGATCTGGAAGATCTCATTATTCACGCCACCGAGGCCATCGACACCTATCGGGATCTTCTCACCGACCAGCTCAACATCTACAATTCCGTGACCGCCAACAAGATGAACGATATCATGAAAGTGCTGACCATTTTTGCTGCGATTTTCATTCCCTTGACCTTTATCGCCGGTATCTACGGCACCAATTTCGATTACCTGCCCGAACTCAGATATAAATACAGTTATTTTATCTTCTGGGGGGTGCTCGTGGTCATTGCCGGGGCCCTGCTGGGTTATTTCAAGAAAAAAAAATGGTTTTAA